Proteins found in one Deltaproteobacteria bacterium genomic segment:
- a CDS encoding M23 family metallopeptidase: MKKLVGVAIGVGLLIVIGVGSWICLVKFEQEKPTIKITPDSRYLGQKITVRVEDQKSGVAEVRVEAVQKGKTVILLTEKFSKGTQNVEKTLAMRPLPQGLKDGETQIKIFARDHSWNKGNPVSLEKKVVIDTHPPQITVLGALHYINKGGTALVTYQTSEETPVSGVQTGEFFFPGYPTEKNQYLTYFTLGHISPKEISVLAVAEDHAGNRAKTGFRLILKSKAFKKDKIQITEGFLKNVMPYFTERDSSLQGTPQEIFLIVNRKQRETDHGEIKKICQQTGTQPLWSGPFLRLPNSKPMASFAEERTYWYNGKEIDRQVHLGVDLASLAQSPIPAANSGRVVFAGPLGIYGNTVLMDHGCGLFSMYSHLSRIETEVKKEVKKGETLGRTGTTGLAGGDHLHFSVLVNGVFVNPIEWWDEHWIKDNIDKKMKL, encoded by the coding sequence ATGAAAAAGTTAGTAGGGGTGGCTATTGGTGTTGGGCTCCTTATTGTAATCGGTGTGGGTTCCTGGATATGCCTGGTTAAATTTGAGCAGGAAAAACCAACCATAAAGATTACTCCCGACTCACGTTATCTAGGCCAGAAAATAACTGTTAGAGTTGAAGACCAAAAAAGCGGTGTAGCGGAAGTACGCGTAGAAGCAGTCCAGAAAGGGAAAACGGTAATCCTTCTGACGGAGAAGTTTTCCAAAGGAACCCAAAACGTAGAAAAAACTTTGGCCATGCGCCCTTTGCCCCAAGGACTAAAAGACGGAGAAACCCAAATTAAAATCTTTGCCCGGGATCATTCCTGGAACAAAGGAAATCCAGTGTCCCTGGAAAAGAAGGTAGTCATCGACACCCATCCGCCCCAAATAACCGTTTTAGGTGCCTTGCACTACATCAATAAAGGGGGTACGGCGTTGGTTACCTATCAGACATCTGAAGAAACGCCAGTTTCGGGAGTTCAAACAGGAGAATTCTTTTTTCCCGGCTATCCCACGGAAAAAAACCAATATTTGACTTATTTCACCTTAGGCCATATTTCCCCCAAGGAAATTTCTGTATTGGCTGTGGCCGAGGATCATGCCGGAAACCGGGCGAAGACAGGCTTCCGCCTCATCCTGAAATCTAAAGCCTTCAAGAAAGACAAAATTCAAATCACTGAAGGCTTCCTAAAAAACGTTATGCCTTATTTTACGGAGCGAGACTCAAGTCTTCAAGGTACGCCGCAGGAAATTTTTCTCATTGTGAATCGCAAGCAACGGGAGACGGATCATGGAGAAATCAAAAAAATTTGCCAGCAGACGGGAACTCAACCGTTATGGTCCGGGCCTTTTCTCAGGCTTCCCAATTCCAAACCTATGGCCTCCTTTGCTGAAGAGCGAACCTACTGGTATAACGGCAAGGAAATTGATCGCCAGGTTCACCTGGGGGTTGACCTTGCCTCACTGGCTCAGAGCCCAATACCGGCAGCCAATTCAGGAAGAGTAGTATTTGCCGGACCTCTGGGTATTTATGGAAATACGGTATTGATGGACCACGGCTGCGGCCTGTTCAGCATGTATTCCCATTTAAGCCGCATCGAGACCGAGGTTAAAAAGGAAGTGAAAAAAGGGGAAACTCTGGGACGAACCGGCACTACAGGACTGGCCGGCGGTGATCATCTGCATTTCAGCGTGTTGGTCAATGGAGTTTTTGTTAACCCCATCGAATGGTGGGATGAGCATTGGATTAAGGATAACATCGATAAGAAGATGAAGCTCTGA
- a CDS encoding FAD-dependent oxidoreductase, which produces MNSLFHRFWGVSSLRKEISQKLRSKSFGEASLGRKIVSRTLTCFKTPGNLKYEEPLPKTPSSRFQKHLLKKERNDITFSRPGGDARAAEESLVLQKQLGCKVDWWSPDRIKKEFPLVEVNDFVGGTFGLRDGYLDPYALLMAYRSKAVSLGVRFIADFDTRWPIPGRRQGGI; this is translated from the coding sequence ATGAATTCACTATTTCATAGGTTCTGGGGAGTGTCAAGCCTACGAAAAGAAATCTCTCAAAAATTAAGGTCTAAATCATTTGGAGAAGCCAGCCTTGGGCGCAAGATAGTTTCAAGAACGCTGACCTGTTTCAAAACTCCCGGAAATCTGAAATACGAGGAACCTCTTCCGAAAACTCCCAGCTCTAGATTTCAAAAACACTTGTTAAAAAAAGAAAGGAATGATATTACATTTTCCAGGCCAGGCGGGGATGCACGCGCGGCCGAAGAATCTCTGGTCCTCCAGAAACAGTTGGGATGCAAAGTGGACTGGTGGTCTCCTGATCGGATCAAAAAGGAATTTCCTCTGGTCGAGGTCAATGATTTTGTGGGTGGCACTTTCGGCCTTCGGGACGGATATCTGGATCCTTACGCCTTATTGATGGCCTACCGGTCCAAGGCTGTTTCGCTGGGCGTCCGGTTTATAGCCGATTTTGATACTCGTTGGCCGATCCCTGGAAGACGACAAGGTGGGATTTGA
- a CDS encoding FAD-binding oxidoreductase, with the protein MGFDFNWDWRRFQEFLWPDLAKIVPTFNTLKLVRGWAGLYVQNSLDSNAILGLWPGLNGLYLINGFSGHGLQQSPAAGRYLAELILKRPPILDLSCFCPERILENRPLKEGGVV; encoded by the coding sequence GTGGGATTTGATTTCAATTGGGATTGGCGGCGTTTTCAGGAGTTCCTTTGGCCTGATCTGGCCAAAATCGTCCCGACTTTCAATACCCTCAAGCTCGTCAGAGGCTGGGCCGGACTTTATGTCCAGAACTCTTTGGACAGTAACGCCATCTTGGGCCTTTGGCCCGGGTTAAACGGTCTCTATCTGATCAATGGCTTTTCCGGCCATGGTCTTCAGCAATCTCCAGCAGCAGGCCGGTACCTCGCCGAACTGATCCTCAAACGCCCGCCGATTCTTGATTTAAGTTGCTTCTGCCCGGAAAGAATTTTAGAAAATCGTCCTTTAAAAGAAGGGGGGGTAGTTTAA